In one window of Primulina tabacum isolate GXHZ01 chromosome 8, ASM2559414v2, whole genome shotgun sequence DNA:
- the LOC142554087 gene encoding uncharacterized protein LOC142554087 codes for MDRKQGFFSALKEEVVRGLSPARSRSKSPSRSASPISGFLRRKKVSTSNSDPWISRSCSLRPVGETLTPLMEGPLAEEGEVGESKRVGSGLGQWVRGQLTRTPSMAVNENGYGSKRSDLRLLLGVMGAPLAPVHVSTSDPFPLLSIKDTPIETSSAQYILQQYTAASGGLKVQNSIKNAYAMGKLKMVASEFETATKVVKNRNAARAAESGGFVLWQMNPDMWYVELAVGGSKIHAGCNGKLVWRHTPWLGAHTAKSPVRPLRRALQGLDPGTTASMFADAICIGEKNINGEDCFILKLSTDPLTLRARSEGPAEIIRHVLFGYFSQKTGLLVHMEDSHLTRIQSNGGDVVYWETTINSFLDDYRPVEGIMIAHSGRSVVTLFRFGELAMSHTKTRMEEAWTIEEVAFNVPGLSVDCFIPPADLRSGSINEDCELPQEERGKSTINLAAHRAKVAALENARDSSVDNLVWKLEI; via the exons ATGGACAGGAAACAAGGGTTTTTCTCGGCGTTGAAGGAGGAGGTCGTACGCGGGTTGTCTCCGGCGAGGTCTCGTTCGAAGAGCCCTTCCAGGAGCGCGTCACCGATTTCGGGTTTTCTCCGGAGAAAGAAGGTGAGTACGAGCAACTCTGATCCGTGGATTTCGAGATCGTGTAGCCTGAGGCCGGTCGGAGAGACGCTGACCCCATTGATGGAGGGCCCGCTTGCGGAGGAAGGGGAAGTCGGGGAGTCGAAGAGGGTTGGGTCGGGTCTCGGGCAATGGGTCCGCGGGCAGCTGACTCGGACCCCGTCAATGGCCGTGAATGAGAATGGGTATGGGAGCAAAAGGTCCGATCTAAGGCTTCTGCTTGGAGTGATGGGGGCACCACTCGCGCCGGTGCACGTTAGCACCAGTGACCCTTTTCCTCTTCTCAGTATTAAGGACACTCCCATT GAAACTTCATCTGCTCAGTACATTTTACAACAGTATACTGCTGCATCTGGGGGGCTAAAAGTGCAGAACTCCATCAAGAATGCGTATGCCATGGGAAAACTGAAGATGGTAGCTTCAGAATTTGAAACCGCTACAAAGGTAGTGAAGAACAGAAATGCTGCAAGAGCTGCCGAGTCTGGTGGTTTTGTCCTGTGGCAGATGAATCCAGACATGTGGTATGTAGAGCTTGCGGTTGGGGGGAGTAAAATTCACGCCGGCTGCAACGGGAAGCTAGTGTGGAGGCATACACCATGGCTTGGTGCACACACAGCCAAGAGTCCAGTTCGGCCCTTGCGACGCGCTCTTCAG GGACTTGATCCAGGAACTACTGCAAGTATGTTTGCCGATGCCATTTGCATTGGGGAGAAGAACATCAACGGGGAAGACTGTTTCATTCTAAAGCTTTCTACTGATCCTCTGACATTGAGGGCGAGGAGTGAAGGGCCGGCAGAAATCATACGGCATGTCCTATTTGGATACTTCAGCCAAAAGACAGGGCTTCTTGTTCACATGGAGGATTCACATCTCACACGAATCCAATCTAATGGAGGCGATGTTGTATACTGGGAGACAACCATTAATTCATTCCTAGATGATTATCGACCTGTTGAAGGCATCATGATAGCTCATTCTGGACGTTCTGTTGTTACCCTTTTTCGATTTGGAGAGCTGGCAATGAGTCATACAAAAACCAGGATGGAAGAAGCATGGACAATTGAAGAGGTCGCCTTTAACGTTCCAGGTCTGTCAGTAGACTGTTTCATTCCTCCAGCTGATTTGAGATCAGGTTCTATTAATGAAGATTGTGAACTGCCTCAAGAAGAAAGGGGTAAGTCGACTATCAACCTCGCAGCACACAGAGCAAAAGTTGCTGCCCTGGAGAATGCTCGAGATAGCAGTGTGGATAACTTAGTCTGGAAATTGGAAATCTGA